A stretch of Arthrobacter sp. NEB 688 DNA encodes these proteins:
- a CDS encoding glycoside hydrolase family 13 protein has translation MGTVSLETSRSPLTAPGTTVHPADAPGAPWWRDAVIYQVYPRSWADADGDGIGDLPGITARLPHLRDLGVDAVWLSPFYVSPMNDAGYDVADYRNIDPLFGTLEDADRLLATAHGLGLKVLVDLVPNHTSSEHAWFRAALAAGPGSPERERYVFRDGRGPHGDEPPNNWPSVFGGKGWTRVTEADGTPGQWYLHIFDVTQPDLNWQNPEVREELESILRFWCDRGVDGFRVDVAHGLVKAEGLPDWHGAVGLYDEVVTEDGPDDIADTAVLDHNGADRAPMWDQDGVHEIYRSWRAVLDSYGTPDRILCAEAWVKPEERLARYVRPDEMHQAFNFDFLESPWRATDLAEVIESSLRNNDAVGAPTTWVLSNHDVVRHASRLGLPQDGPRPNGIAADDPQPDAELGLRRARAATALMLGLPGGAYLYQGEELGLPEHTTMPHDVRQDPTYHHTKGEVVGRDGCRVPMPWTADGPSLGFGPGDHPWLPQPEAYAALAVDRQEGVEGSTLELYRTLLRLRRELGLGGHALSWDAMTGGDVVAYRSGEGADAVLVVTNTGEAPVELPAGEVLVASGPLADPTSLPTDTTVWLRPAAG, from the coding sequence ATGGGGACGGTGAGCCTCGAGACCTCCCGCAGCCCCCTGACCGCCCCCGGCACGACCGTCCACCCGGCCGACGCCCCCGGCGCCCCGTGGTGGCGCGACGCGGTCATCTACCAGGTGTACCCGCGCAGCTGGGCCGACGCCGACGGCGACGGCATCGGCGACCTCCCCGGCATCACGGCCCGTCTCCCCCACCTGCGCGACCTCGGCGTCGACGCCGTCTGGCTCAGCCCCTTCTACGTCTCGCCGATGAACGACGCCGGCTACGACGTCGCCGACTACCGCAACATCGACCCGCTCTTCGGCACGCTCGAGGACGCCGACCGCCTTCTCGCCACCGCGCACGGCCTCGGCCTCAAGGTCCTCGTCGACCTCGTGCCGAACCACACGAGCAGCGAGCACGCCTGGTTCCGCGCCGCGCTCGCCGCCGGCCCCGGCAGCCCCGAGCGCGAGCGCTACGTCTTCCGCGACGGCCGCGGCCCGCACGGCGACGAGCCGCCGAACAACTGGCCGAGCGTCTTCGGCGGCAAGGGCTGGACCCGTGTCACGGAGGCCGATGGCACCCCCGGCCAGTGGTACCTCCACATCTTCGACGTCACCCAGCCCGACCTGAACTGGCAGAACCCCGAGGTCCGCGAGGAGCTCGAGTCGATCCTGCGCTTCTGGTGCGACCGCGGTGTCGACGGCTTCCGCGTCGACGTCGCCCACGGCCTCGTCAAGGCCGAGGGCCTGCCCGACTGGCACGGCGCCGTCGGCCTCTATGACGAGGTCGTCACCGAGGACGGCCCGGACGACATCGCCGACACGGCGGTCCTCGACCACAACGGCGCCGACCGCGCGCCGATGTGGGACCAGGACGGCGTCCACGAGATCTACCGCTCCTGGCGTGCGGTCCTCGACTCCTACGGCACCCCGGACCGCATCCTCTGCGCCGAGGCCTGGGTCAAGCCCGAGGAGCGCCTCGCCCGCTACGTCCGCCCCGACGAGATGCACCAGGCGTTCAACTTCGACTTCCTCGAGTCGCCTTGGCGCGCAACCGACCTCGCCGAGGTCATCGAGTCCTCCCTGCGCAACAACGACGCCGTCGGGGCCCCGACGACGTGGGTCCTCTCCAACCACGACGTGGTCCGCCACGCCTCGCGCCTCGGCCTCCCCCAGGACGGCCCGCGCCCCAACGGCATCGCCGCCGACGACCCCCAGCCCGACGCCGAGCTCGGCCTGCGGCGGGCCCGCGCCGCGACCGCGCTGATGCTCGGCCTCCCGGGCGGCGCCTACCTCTACCAGGGCGAGGAGCTCGGGCTGCCGGAGCACACGACGATGCCCCACGACGTGCGCCAGGACCCGACCTACCACCACACCAAGGGCGAGGTCGTCGGTCGCGACGGCTGCCGCGTCCCGATGCCGTGGACCGCCGACGGGCCGAGCCTCGGCTTCGGCCCCGGCGACCACCCGTGGCTCCCCCAGCCCGAGGCCTACGCCGCGCTGGCGGTCGACCGCCAGGAGGGCGTCGAGGGCTCGACCCTCGAGCTCTACCGGACCCTGCTGCGCCTGCGCCGCGAGCTCGGCCTCGGCGGCCACGCCCTGTCCTGGGACGCGATGACCGGCGGCGACGTCGTCGCCTACCGCTCCGGCGAGGGCGCCGACGCCGTCCTCGTCGTGACGAACACGGGCGAGGCCCCCGTCGAGCTGCCGGCCGGCGAGGTCCTCGTCGCCTCGGGCCCGCTCGCCGACCCCACGTCCCTGCCGACCGACACCACCGTCTGGCTGCGGCCCGCGGCCGGCTGA
- a CDS encoding glycerophosphodiester phosphodiesterase family protein — MRAADHAYLADPTPLALAHRGGSLLPANVGLENTRAAFARAVALGYRYLETDVHATLDGQVVAFHDTVLDRVTDAHGAVADLPWEQVREARVGGTEPIPLLGDLLEAFPTTRFNIDVKADSALDPTVAVLREHDALDRVCLGSFSPRRIRAVRRALGQRVATAAGQVGTAALRFSPALLSRMLHTPAPVLQIPAEHRVAGRTLVLVTPGLLRRAHDLGKQVHVWFHDGRREDAAEFHRLLDLGVDGIVADRIDVLADVLAQRGSPLAPADGGLS; from the coding sequence GTGCGGGCCGCCGACCACGCCTACCTCGCGGACCCGACGCCCCTGGCACTGGCGCACCGCGGGGGCTCGCTCCTGCCCGCGAACGTCGGGCTGGAGAACACCCGGGCCGCCTTCGCCCGGGCCGTCGCGCTCGGGTACCGCTACCTCGAGACCGACGTGCACGCCACGCTCGACGGCCAGGTCGTCGCGTTCCACGACACCGTGCTCGACCGCGTGACGGACGCGCACGGCGCCGTGGCCGACCTCCCCTGGGAGCAGGTGCGCGAGGCGCGCGTCGGCGGCACCGAGCCGATCCCGCTGCTGGGCGACCTCCTCGAGGCCTTCCCGACGACGCGCTTCAACATCGACGTCAAGGCCGACTCCGCGCTCGACCCGACCGTGGCGGTGCTGCGCGAGCACGACGCCCTGGACCGGGTCTGCCTCGGCTCGTTCTCGCCGCGCCGCATCCGCGCGGTGCGCCGCGCCCTCGGCCAGCGCGTCGCCACGGCCGCGGGCCAGGTGGGCACCGCCGCCCTGCGCTTCTCGCCCGCCCTGCTGTCCCGGATGCTGCACACGCCCGCGCCGGTGCTCCAGATCCCGGCCGAGCACCGCGTCGCCGGTCGCACCCTCGTGCTCGTGACGCCCGGGCTCCTCCGGCGCGCGCACGACCTCGGCAAGCAGGTGCACGTGTGGTTCCACGACGGTCGGCGCGAGGACGCCGCCGAGTTCCACCGGCTGCTCGACCTCGGCGTCGACGGGATCGTCGCCGACCGCATCGACGTCCTCGCCGACGTGCTGGCGCAGCGGGGTTCGCCCCTCGCGCCCGCGGACGGGGGGCTATCGTGA
- a CDS encoding MFS transporter: MRTTGSDTTTGGPLSRSYLQVTLAVLALVTIVAFESMAVSTAMPDVARELNAVRSYGFAFSVMLTAQLLGIVLAGVWTDRSGPLPGTFVGQVLLAVGAATCGCATRLDVFLVGRALTGLGGGLLVVMLYVIAGRVYPEAVRPRLFTYISAAWVVPSLAGPPLSAWLTENLSWRWVFWIVVLPVIVTGIALWRAQRRVDVSRLQEAASSRDHSTHVRTAWAGLSVALAAGALQVGTHELVFTWSWKTVVALLGLVGVVVVAPRLLPAGTFVLRRGVPSVVLARALLCAAFYGGITYVPLFLAGQRGASLQVAGLALAVGAVGWALGALYQGHDALHLPRHRLIEVGGLVLAVGLGWLSLVAWVNLPAWLSVFALLLAGFAMGTGVTTTTILALELSPVEAHGETSSSIQLSDVLGSVLGIAGATAAFAAAHDPGQDNALFGAIFLGLALVAAVVVPTGQRIRT; this comes from the coding sequence ATGCGCACGACGGGGAGCGACACGACGACGGGCGGGCCCCTCAGCCGGTCCTACCTCCAGGTCACCCTCGCCGTCCTCGCCCTCGTGACGATCGTCGCGTTCGAGTCGATGGCCGTCTCGACCGCGATGCCCGACGTCGCCCGTGAGCTGAACGCGGTGCGCTCCTACGGTTTCGCCTTCTCGGTGATGCTCACCGCACAGCTCCTCGGCATCGTCCTCGCCGGCGTCTGGACCGACCGCTCCGGCCCGCTGCCCGGCACCTTCGTCGGGCAGGTCCTGCTGGCGGTCGGCGCCGCGACGTGCGGCTGCGCGACCCGGCTCGACGTCTTCCTCGTCGGCCGCGCGCTGACCGGCCTCGGCGGCGGCCTGCTCGTCGTCATGCTCTACGTCATCGCCGGCCGGGTCTACCCCGAGGCCGTCCGCCCGCGGCTGTTCACGTACATCTCGGCCGCGTGGGTCGTGCCCTCGCTCGCCGGCCCGCCGCTGTCGGCCTGGCTGACCGAGAACCTCTCGTGGCGCTGGGTGTTCTGGATCGTCGTCCTCCCGGTCATCGTCACCGGCATCGCGCTGTGGCGGGCGCAGCGGCGGGTCGACGTCAGCCGGCTCCAGGAGGCGGCCTCCAGCCGCGATCACAGCACGCACGTGCGCACCGCGTGGGCCGGCCTGTCCGTCGCGCTGGCCGCCGGCGCGCTCCAGGTCGGCACCCACGAGCTCGTCTTCACGTGGTCGTGGAAGACCGTCGTCGCGCTCCTCGGGCTCGTCGGCGTCGTCGTCGTCGCGCCCCGCCTGCTCCCCGCCGGCACCTTCGTCCTGCGGCGCGGCGTCCCGAGCGTCGTCCTCGCGCGGGCGCTCCTCTGCGCGGCGTTCTACGGCGGCATCACCTACGTCCCGCTCTTCCTCGCCGGCCAGCGCGGCGCCAGCCTCCAGGTCGCCGGGCTCGCGCTCGCCGTCGGCGCCGTCGGCTGGGCGCTCGGCGCGCTGTACCAGGGGCACGACGCGCTGCACCTCCCCCGGCACCGGCTCATCGAGGTCGGTGGGCTCGTGCTCGCGGTCGGGCTCGGCTGGCTCTCGCTCGTCGCGTGGGTCAACCTGCCGGCGTGGCTCAGCGTGTTCGCGCTGCTGCTCGCGGGCTTCGCGATGGGCACCGGCGTGACGACGACGACCATCCTCGCCCTCGAGCTGAGCCCGGTCGAGGCGCACGGCGAGACCTCGTCGTCCATCCAGCTCTCCGACGTGCTCGGCAGCGTCCTCGGCATCGCCGGGGCCACGGCCGCCTTCGCCGCCGCCCACGACCCGGGGCAGGACAACGCCCTGTTCGGGGCGATCTTCCTCGGGCTGGCCCTCGTGGCCGCGGTCGTCGTCCCGACGGGTCAGCGCATCAGGACGTGA
- a CDS encoding thioesterase family protein, which translates to MADRYVVEVPLRWSDMDAYGHVNNVQYLRLLEDARVIGFREWFPDRPTLLDEGIVVSRHAIEYRAPLTYRPEPVEVDMWVTRVHGAGFDLGYLVRDPAAVGDAEYAVAETGLVLYDFASARPRRLEPAARAALAVHVGEPVSFRWGGR; encoded by the coding sequence ATGGCCGACCGCTACGTCGTCGAGGTCCCGCTGCGCTGGTCCGACATGGACGCCTACGGGCACGTCAACAACGTCCAGTACCTCCGGCTGCTCGAGGACGCCCGCGTCATCGGCTTCCGCGAGTGGTTCCCGGACCGCCCGACGCTGCTCGACGAGGGGATCGTCGTGTCGCGGCACGCCATCGAGTACCGCGCCCCGCTGACCTACCGGCCCGAGCCGGTCGAGGTCGACATGTGGGTCACCCGCGTCCACGGGGCGGGGTTCGACCTCGGCTACCTCGTGCGCGACCCCGCCGCGGTCGGCGACGCGGAGTACGCGGTCGCCGAGACCGGGCTGGTCCTCTACGACTTCGCGAGCGCCCGCCCGCGCCGCCTCGAGCCCGCCGCTCGCGCGGCGCTCGCCGTCCACGTCGGCGAGCCGGTGTCCTTCCGGTGGGGTGGCCGGTGA
- a CDS encoding serine hydrolase domain-containing protein, which yields MTVSDRTAALLDHRLATAQREGRLPSVAAGLVRDGSLVWSGAVGTLDGRAGGEPADADTQYRMGSITKTFVGVCVLRLRDAGRLDLTDRFEEHVPGSSLGAVTVEQLLSHAAGTQAETDGPWWERTPGGDWDHLVGHGAGQRFRAGRRFHYSNVGYGALGRLLEVAHGAGWADVVRTELLEPLGMTRTTTRPSGRAAQGLAVHPFADVLLREPEHDGGAMAPAGQLWTTVEDLARWAAFLGGDTAGLLSADTLAEMCEPHHVVDEPGQAWTGAHGLGWQVWNVDGVRYAGHGGSMPGFLAGLRVRLDGGDGVVTLTNTTASTGLKGLGEDLLDVLRTEEPPALEPWAAAGDPGLLELVGPWHWGASTTTAKVVGEHLVLGEPGTGRGSRFAPVGPDAWVGLDGYHTGEPLRVVRRADGTVSHLDLASFRFSRTPYAPDSDVPGGVDDLGWH from the coding sequence GTGACCGTCTCCGACCGCACCGCCGCCCTGCTCGACCACCGCCTCGCGACCGCCCAGCGCGAGGGGCGCCTGCCCTCCGTCGCGGCCGGGCTGGTGCGCGACGGGTCGCTCGTGTGGAGCGGCGCGGTCGGCACGCTCGACGGCCGCGCGGGCGGCGAGCCCGCCGACGCCGACACGCAGTACCGGATGGGCTCGATCACGAAGACCTTCGTCGGCGTCTGCGTCCTGCGGCTGCGCGACGCCGGGCGCCTCGACCTCACCGACCGCTTCGAGGAGCACGTGCCCGGCTCGTCCCTCGGGGCCGTGACGGTCGAGCAGCTGCTCTCCCACGCCGCGGGCACCCAGGCCGAGACCGACGGCCCGTGGTGGGAGCGCACCCCCGGCGGCGACTGGGACCACCTCGTCGGCCACGGGGCCGGGCAGCGCTTCCGGGCCGGGCGCCGCTTCCACTACTCCAACGTGGGCTACGGCGCCCTCGGCCGCCTGCTGGAGGTGGCCCACGGCGCCGGGTGGGCCGACGTCGTGCGCACCGAGCTCCTCGAGCCGCTCGGGATGACCCGCACGACGACCCGCCCGAGCGGTCGGGCCGCGCAGGGGCTGGCCGTCCACCCGTTCGCCGACGTCCTCCTGCGCGAGCCGGAGCACGACGGCGGGGCGATGGCCCCGGCCGGGCAGCTGTGGACGACGGTCGAGGACCTCGCCCGCTGGGCCGCCTTCCTCGGCGGCGACACCGCGGGGCTGCTGTCGGCCGACACGCTCGCCGAGATGTGCGAGCCGCACCACGTCGTCGACGAGCCGGGGCAGGCGTGGACCGGCGCGCACGGCCTCGGCTGGCAGGTCTGGAACGTCGACGGCGTCCGCTACGCCGGCCACGGCGGCTCGATGCCCGGCTTCCTCGCCGGGCTGCGCGTGCGGCTCGACGGCGGCGACGGCGTCGTCACGCTGACCAACACGACCGCCTCGACCGGCCTCAAGGGGCTCGGCGAGGACCTGCTCGACGTGCTGCGCACCGAGGAGCCGCCGGCCCTCGAGCCGTGGGCGGCCGCCGGCGACCCCGGGCTGCTCGAGCTCGTCGGCCCGTGGCACTGGGGTGCGTCGACGACGACGGCGAAGGTCGTCGGCGAGCACCTCGTGCTCGGCGAGCCCGGGACGGGCCGCGGGTCGCGGTTCGCACCGGTCGGGCCCGACGCGTGGGTCGGCCTCGACGGCTACCACACCGGCGAGCCGCTGCGCGTGGTCCGCCGGGCCGACGGCACCGTCTCGCACCTCGACCTCGCCTCGTTCCGCTTCTCGCGCACGCCCTACGCGCCGGACAGCGACGTGCCCGGCGGCGTCGACGACCTCGGCTGGCACTGA
- a CDS encoding RecQ family ATP-dependent DNA helicase yields the protein MTTPAQVLAPPSPEVAERARTALRRLVGRDDVDFRDGQLEAVSALVEHRSRVLVVQRTGWGKSAVYFVATALRRAEGAGPTVIISPLLALMRDQIAAAGRAGIRAVTMNSANAQDWDGVRAALAEDAVDVLLVSPERLNNPRFRDEQLPDLARRCGLLVVDEAHCVSDWGHDFRPDYRRIRDLLDGLPADVPVLATTATANARVVHDVEEQLSTGGRPVLTVRGGLARDSLRLGVLRSMSPEQRLGWLLAHLGDLPGSGIVYALTVSAAEDVAASLREAGHTVASYTGRTDPADRERLEEALRHNEVKALVATSALGMGFDKPDLGFVVHLGAPSSPVAYYQQVGRAGRATDRADVLLLPGPEDRDIWRYFASVSMPREDQAAAVLTALAEAGRALSTAALETIVDVRRTRLELLLKVLDVDGAVQRVSGGWTSTGVPWTYDAERYDRVAAARQAEQQLMVDYEGTDACRMAFLQECLDDDSAVPCGRCDGCAGPWYPTDVPDTVIGAARERLQKVGTVVDARAQWPSGMDRLGVPVKGRIAADEQLEPGRALARLSDLGWGQRLREVLREDAPASPELLRACVPVLAEWGWAQRPVAVVAMPSRSHPQLVRSLAAGLAGMGRLRDLGTLDLAHGGPTGEMGGNSAYRLAGVWDRVVVGPELAAQLADCPGPVLLVDDVVSSRWTLTVAGRSLRQAGAPGVLPLVLAVDG from the coding sequence ATGACGACACCGGCCCAGGTCCTCGCCCCTCCCTCCCCCGAGGTCGCCGAGCGCGCCCGCACGGCGCTGCGGCGGCTCGTCGGCCGTGACGACGTCGACTTTCGCGACGGACAGCTCGAGGCCGTCTCGGCCCTCGTCGAGCACCGCTCGCGCGTCCTCGTCGTCCAGCGCACCGGCTGGGGCAAGTCGGCCGTCTACTTCGTCGCCACGGCGCTGCGCCGGGCCGAGGGCGCCGGGCCGACGGTCATCATCAGCCCGCTCCTCGCGCTGATGCGCGACCAGATCGCCGCCGCCGGCCGCGCCGGCATCCGCGCCGTGACGATGAACTCGGCCAACGCGCAGGACTGGGACGGGGTGCGCGCGGCCCTCGCCGAGGACGCGGTCGACGTCCTCCTCGTCAGCCCCGAGCGGCTCAACAACCCGCGCTTCCGTGACGAGCAGCTGCCCGACCTCGCCCGGCGCTGCGGCCTGCTCGTCGTCGACGAGGCGCACTGCGTCAGCGACTGGGGCCACGACTTCCGGCCGGACTACCGCCGCATCCGCGACCTCCTCGACGGCCTGCCGGCCGACGTCCCGGTGCTCGCGACCACCGCCACCGCCAACGCCCGCGTCGTCCACGACGTCGAGGAGCAGCTCTCCACCGGCGGTCGCCCGGTGCTCACCGTGCGCGGGGGGCTCGCCCGCGACTCGCTGCGGCTCGGGGTGCTCCGCTCGATGTCGCCCGAGCAGCGGCTCGGCTGGCTGCTGGCGCACCTCGGCGACCTGCCCGGCTCGGGCATCGTCTACGCCCTCACCGTCTCGGCGGCCGAGGACGTCGCGGCGTCCCTGCGCGAGGCCGGGCACACCGTCGCGTCGTACACCGGCCGCACCGACCCCGCCGACCGCGAGCGCCTCGAGGAAGCGTTGCGGCACAACGAGGTCAAGGCCCTCGTCGCGACGTCGGCGCTCGGGATGGGCTTCGACAAGCCCGACCTCGGGTTCGTCGTCCACCTCGGCGCCCCGAGCAGCCCGGTCGCCTACTACCAGCAGGTCGGCCGCGCCGGCCGCGCCACCGACCGCGCCGACGTGCTGCTGCTGCCCGGCCCCGAGGACCGCGACATCTGGCGCTACTTCGCGAGCGTCTCGATGCCGCGCGAGGACCAGGCGGCCGCCGTGCTGACCGCGCTCGCCGAGGCCGGTCGCGCCCTCTCGACCGCCGCCCTCGAGACGATCGTCGACGTCCGGCGCACCCGGCTCGAGCTGCTCCTCAAGGTGCTCGACGTCGACGGCGCCGTCCAGCGCGTCTCCGGCGGCTGGACCTCGACCGGCGTCCCGTGGACCTACGACGCCGAGCGCTACGACCGGGTCGCCGCGGCCCGCCAGGCCGAGCAGCAGCTGATGGTCGACTACGAGGGCACCGACGCCTGCCGGATGGCCTTCCTCCAGGAGTGCCTCGACGACGACAGCGCCGTCCCCTGCGGCCGCTGCGACGGCTGCGCCGGGCCCTGGTACCCGACCGACGTCCCCGACACCGTGATCGGTGCCGCCCGCGAACGCCTCCAGAAGGTCGGCACCGTCGTCGACGCGCGCGCCCAGTGGCCGTCGGGGATGGACCGGCTCGGTGTGCCGGTCAAGGGCCGGATTGCCGCCGACGAGCAGCTCGAGCCCGGCCGGGCGCTGGCGCGCCTGTCCGACCTCGGCTGGGGCCAGCGGCTGCGTGAGGTCCTGCGCGAGGACGCCCCCGCCTCCCCCGAGCTCCTGCGGGCCTGCGTGCCCGTCCTCGCCGAGTGGGGCTGGGCGCAGCGGCCGGTGGCCGTCGTCGCGATGCCCTCGCGCTCGCACCCGCAGCTGGTCCGCTCGCTCGCGGCCGGTCTCGCCGGGATGGGGAGACTGCGCGACCTCGGCACCCTCGACCTCGCCCACGGCGGCCCGACCGGCGAGATGGGCGGCAACAGCGCCTACCGGCTGGCCGGCGTCTGGGACCGGGTCGTCGTCGGGCCCGAGCTCGCCGCGCAGCTCGCCGACTGCCCCGGGCCGGTGCTCCTCGTCGACGACGTCGTGTCCTCGCGCTGGACGCTCACCGTGGCCGGGCGGTCGCTGCGCCAGGCCGGCGCACCGGGTGTCCTGCCGCTCGTCCTCGCCGTCGACGGCTGA
- a CDS encoding MarR family winged helix-turn-helix transcriptional regulator has product MTPVGARRAAPSPEQLLLSDSALAVFRLNGQFLALAEELARPAGLTAAWWQVLGAVLPAPMPVSGIAREMGLTRQSVQRIADLLVERGFAAYRDNPAHRRAKLVEATPAGVEAVRAIAPQHRAAARRLVEELGEQRAVEVRDTLRELVTAMERLGDGA; this is encoded by the coding sequence GTGACGCCGGTGGGCGCCCGTCGCGCGGCCCCCAGCCCCGAGCAGCTGCTGCTGTCCGACAGCGCGCTCGCGGTCTTTCGGCTCAACGGCCAGTTCCTCGCCCTGGCCGAGGAGCTGGCCCGCCCGGCCGGCCTGACCGCCGCGTGGTGGCAGGTGCTCGGCGCGGTGCTGCCGGCCCCGATGCCGGTCTCGGGGATCGCGCGCGAGATGGGCCTGACCCGGCAGAGCGTCCAGCGCATCGCCGACCTGCTCGTCGAGCGGGGCTTCGCGGCCTACCGCGACAACCCGGCGCACCGGCGCGCCAAGCTCGTCGAGGCGACCCCGGCCGGGGTCGAGGCCGTCCGGGCCATCGCGCCGCAGCACCGGGCGGCGGCGCGGCGGCTCGTCGAGGAGCTGGGGGAGCAGCGGGCGGTGGAGGTGCGCGACACCCTTCGCGAGCTCGTCACCGCGATGGAGCGGCTGGGCGACGGCGCCTGA
- a CDS encoding DJ-1/PfpI family protein, whose protein sequence is MSSTTVHLAVLDTMADWEVGHLAAHLGHLGGQGPAGRFTLETVAARPGPVRTMGGLTVLPDRTLAGLDPASSAMLVLPGGETWTDPEVSAPFVAAARAHLAAGVPVAAVCGATWALAAAGLLDDVHHTSNDPGFLASSGYAGGALYVHEPAVVDGDVVTATGIDPVHFAMAVFRRLGAHPAGRIESYGRLYADHDAAGFFELASA, encoded by the coding sequence ATGTCCTCCACCACCGTGCACCTCGCCGTCCTCGACACCATGGCCGACTGGGAGGTCGGCCACCTCGCCGCCCACCTGGGCCACCTGGGCGGGCAGGGCCCGGCCGGCCGCTTCACCCTCGAGACCGTGGCCGCCCGGCCGGGGCCGGTCCGCACGATGGGTGGCCTCACCGTGCTGCCCGACCGCACCCTCGCCGGCCTCGACCCCGCCTCCTCCGCGATGCTCGTGCTCCCCGGCGGCGAGACCTGGACCGACCCCGAGGTCTCCGCGCCGTTCGTCGCGGCGGCCCGGGCGCACCTCGCGGCCGGAGTGCCCGTCGCGGCCGTCTGCGGCGCGACGTGGGCGCTCGCCGCGGCGGGGCTGCTCGACGACGTGCACCACACGAGCAACGACCCCGGCTTCCTCGCCTCGAGCGGCTACGCCGGCGGCGCGCTCTACGTCCACGAGCCGGCGGTCGTCGACGGCGACGTCGTGACCGCGACGGGCATCGACCCCGTGCACTTCGCGATGGCGGTCTTCCGGCGGCTCGGGGCGCACCCCGCGGGGCGGATCGAGTCCTACGGGCGCCTCTACGCCGACCACGACGCGGCCGGGTTCTTCGAGCTCGCGAGCGCGTGA
- a CDS encoding MFS transporter, with amino-acid sequence MSQETEERAETTPDDAPDPRRWRILGVTLVVGFMVLLDVTIVNVAIPSIRTGLDTSAGAVQWVVSGYALALGLMLVIGGRLGDAHGRRAIMLLGLGGFVVSSAAAGFAPNVGVLVAARLAQGFAAGLLTPQSSGLIQSMFQGRERGVAFGLFGFTVSVSSAIGPVLGGLLIAAFGEESGWRWIFLVNVPIGLVLLVAIARLVPGRTADTTGDTHLDLPGAALLGVTVLALLYPVVSLESGSRWPLLLLVLVPLAGVAFVRHERRVVRDGRPPLLDLGLLRSTPGYASGIVIGSLYFTGFTGIFLVLSVFLQDGLGYTPLHAGLLLTPFAVGSAVASPLAGRAVSRVGRPLTVVALAVMMLGLVALAVVVPATDRDLPWWVLALPLLVAGLGGGAVVSPNITLSLAEVPPQMGGAAGGALQTGQRIGAAIGAAVLMTTYQVAASRTEDPGAALRWALGASVVLLLTAWAAAVWSWRREPDARVG; translated from the coding sequence GTGAGCCAGGAGACCGAGGAACGCGCCGAGACCACCCCCGACGACGCGCCCGACCCCCGGCGCTGGCGCATCCTCGGCGTCACCCTCGTCGTCGGCTTCATGGTCCTGCTCGACGTGACGATCGTCAACGTCGCCATCCCCTCGATCCGCACCGGTCTCGACACCTCGGCCGGCGCGGTCCAGTGGGTCGTCTCCGGCTACGCGCTCGCGCTCGGGCTCATGCTCGTCATCGGCGGCCGCCTCGGGGACGCCCACGGCCGGCGCGCCATCATGCTGCTCGGCCTCGGCGGGTTCGTCGTCTCCAGCGCGGCCGCCGGCTTCGCCCCTAACGTCGGTGTCCTCGTCGCCGCGCGCCTCGCGCAGGGCTTCGCCGCGGGCCTGCTCACGCCGCAGAGCTCGGGCCTCATCCAGTCGATGTTCCAGGGCCGCGAGCGCGGGGTCGCGTTCGGGCTGTTCGGGTTCACCGTGTCGGTGTCGTCGGCGATCGGGCCGGTGCTCGGCGGGCTGCTCATCGCCGCCTTCGGCGAGGAGAGCGGCTGGCGCTGGATCTTCCTCGTCAACGTCCCCATCGGCCTCGTCCTCCTCGTCGCCATCGCGCGCCTGGTCCCGGGGCGCACCGCCGACACGACCGGCGACACCCACCTCGACCTGCCCGGCGCCGCCCTCCTCGGCGTCACCGTGCTCGCGCTCCTCTACCCCGTCGTCAGCCTCGAGTCCGGCAGCCGCTGGCCGCTGCTGCTGCTCGTCCTCGTGCCGCTGGCCGGCGTCGCCTTCGTCCGGCACGAGCGGCGCGTCGTGCGGGACGGCCGCCCGCCCCTGCTCGACCTCGGGCTCCTGCGCAGCACACCGGGGTACGCGAGCGGCATCGTCATCGGCAGCCTGTACTTCACCGGCTTCACCGGCATCTTCCTCGTGCTCAGCGTCTTCCTCCAGGACGGCCTGGGCTACACGCCGCTGCACGCCGGGCTCCTGCTCACCCCGTTCGCCGTCGGGTCGGCCGTCGCGAGCCCGCTCGCCGGCCGGGCGGTCAGCCGGGTCGGCCGCCCGCTCACCGTCGTCGCGCTGGCCGTGATGATGCTCGGCCTCGTCGCCCTCGCTGTCGTCGTGCCCGCCACGGACCGCGACCTGCCCTGGTGGGTGCTGGCCCTCCCGCTGCTCGTCGCCGGGCTCGGCGGCGGCGCCGTCGTCTCCCCGAACATCACCCTGTCGCTCGCCGAGGTGCCGCCGCAGATGGGCGGCGCCGCGGGCGGGGCGCTCCAGACCGGCCAGCGCATCGGCGCCGCGATCGGCGCCGCGGTGCTCATGACGACCTACCAGGTCGCGGCCTCGCGGACCGAGGACCCCGGCGCCGCGCTGCGCTGGGCGCTCGGCGCGTCGGTGGTCCTCCTGCTCACGGCGTGGGCCGCCGCGGTGTGGTCGTGGCGGCGCGAGCCCGACGCCCGGGTCGGCTGA